Proteins from a single region of Salvelinus fontinalis isolate EN_2023a chromosome 15, ASM2944872v1, whole genome shotgun sequence:
- the ppp2r5eb gene encoding protein phosphatase 2, regulatory subunit B', epsilon: MSSAATTPPSVDKVDGFSRKSVRKAKQKRSQSSSQFRSQGKPIELTPLPLLKDVPASEQPELFLKKLQQCCTVFDFMDTLSDLKMKEYKRSTLNELVDYVTVSRGYLTEQAYPEVVKMVSYNIFRTLPPSDSNEFDPEEDEPTLEASWPHLQLVYEFFIRFLESQEFQPSIAKKYIDQKFVLQLLELFDSEDPRERDYLKTVLHRIYGKFLGLRAFIRKQINNIFLRFVYETEHFNGVAELLEILGSIINGFALPLKAEHKQFLVKVLIPLHTVRSLSLFHAQLAYCIVQFLEKDPALTEPVIRGLLKFWPKTCSQKEVMYLGELEEILDVIEPTQFVKIQEPLFKQISRCVSSPHFQVAERALYYWNNEYIMSLIEENSSVILPIMFASLYRISKEHWNPAIVALVYNVLKAFMEMNSTLFDELTATYKSDRQREKKKEKEREELWKKLGDLELKRGLRSDGIIPT; the protein is encoded by the exons ATGTCCTCGGCAGCCACCACACCTCCATCTGTGGACAAAGTGGACGGATTTTCACGGAAGTCTGTCAGGAAGGCCAAGCAAAAGCGGTCGCAGAGTTCGTCCCAATTCCGGTCTCAGGGCAAACCCATCGAGCTCACGCCCCTGCCTCTGCTCAAGG ACGTGCCGGCATCGGAGCAGCCGGAGCTGTTCCTGAAGAAGCTGCAGCAGTGCTGTACTGTGTTTGATTTCATGGACACGCTGTCTGACCTGAAGATGAAGGAGTACAAGCGCTCCACGCTCAACGAGCTGGTGGACTATGTCACCGTCAGCAGGGGCTACCTGACAGAACAGGCTTACCCGGAGGTGGTCAAAATG gtGTCTTACAACATATTCCGGACCCTTCCACCCAGTGACAGTAATGAGTTTGACCCAGAGGAGGATGAACCCACACTGGAGGCCTCATGGCCACACTTACAG CTGGTGTATGAGTTCTTCATACGATTCTTGGAGAGTCAGGAATTCCAGCCCAGCATTGCCAAAAAGTACATAGACCAGAAATTCGTTCTACAG ctcTTGGAACTCTTTGACAGTGAGGACCCTCGGGAGAGAGACTACCTGAAAACAGTCTTACACAGAATCTATGGGAAATTCCTGGGGCTGAGGGCTTTTATACGAAAACAGATAAATAATATTTTTCTACG TTTTGTTTATGAGACTGAGCATTTCAACGGGGTTGCTGAGTTGCTGGAGATCTTGGGAAG caTAATCAATGGTTTTGCCCTGCCGCTCAAAGCAGAGCATAAACAGTTCCTGGTCAAAGTGTTGATCCCCCTCCACACTGTCAGGAGTCTGTCCCTCTTCCACGcacag TTGGCGTATTGCATTGTACAGTTTCTAGAGAAAGACCCAGCATTAACAGAACCA GTCATCAGGGGCTTACTGAAGTTCTGGCCAAAAACCTGCAGTCAAAAAGAG GTGATGTACCTGGGGGAGCTAGAGGAGATCCTAGACGTGATCGAGCCGACACAGTTCGTCAAGATCCAGGAGCCGCTCTTTAAACAGATATCCAGATGCGTGTCCAGCCCACACTTCCAG GTGGCGGAGAGGGCCCTGTACTACTGGAACAATGAGTACATCATGAGTCTGATCGAGGAGAACTCCAGCGTCATCCTGCCCATCATGTTCGCCAGCCTCTACAGGATCTCCAAAGAGCACTGGAACCC GGCGATAGTGGCGCTGGTGTACAACGTACTAAAAGCCTTCATGGAGATGAACAGTACCTTGTTTGATGAACTCACAGCTACTTACAAGTCAGACCGCCAGCG tgagaagaagaaagagaaggagagggaggagcttTGGAAGAAGCTGGGGGACCTGGAGCTGAAGAGGGGCCTTAGGAGCGATGGGATCATTCCCACTTAA